Below is a genomic region from Nitrospirota bacterium.
TGTCAGACCGGTCTTTTTGAATAGAAGAAAGATGTGGCGGGTAAGCCCTGAGGAGGGGAGCAAGTTCGGTCTGCTGTCAGCTTATATTCCGTGGCACTTCTTATATTTTTTCCCGCTGCCGCAGGGGCAGGGGTCGTTGCGGCCGACTTTGTCGTCGCTGTGATGCACCGTCTGAGGTGCGACCGGTTCTTCACCGCGATTGAGGATGAAGGTGGGCTGGGGGCGTGAGATGACGGGTGGTGGTGGTGGAGCTGCGGCTTGCTCCTCGTTCCGGACTGCCTGGACATGGAAGAGCCGATCGAGCGCATCGGCCTTGACCCGTTCCATCATGCCGGCAAAGAGATCGTACCCCTCGCGCTTGTACTCAATGAGCGGATCTTTCTGTCCGTAGCCGCGCAGGCCGATGCCGTCGCGCAGGTGATCCATTCCCAGGAGGTGGTCTTTCCAATGGTGGTCGACGACCTGGAGCATGAAGTTCTTTTCCAGGAAGCGCATCAAATCTGAGCCGAGATCCTGTTCCCTCTGGTCATAGGCCTGGCGTACCTGCATACGCAGGTCTTCGATTAAGGCATCGCGTCCCATGTCTCGGAGTGCCTCGCCGCCGTCGCTCTTGCCCTGGGAGATGTCGAAGGCGAACTGGCTATGCATGAGCTCCGCGAGCCCCTTGATGTCCCATTCTTCGGGGTATTGTTCGGCCGGGCAATAGATGTTCAGCGCGGCGTCCACTAGGCCGTCCATCATGTCGAGCAGGTCGTCTTTCAGATTCGATCCGCCCAAGACGGCGCGCCGGTGTTGGTAGATCACCTCGCGCTGCTTGTTCATGACGTCGTCGTATTCGAGCAGCTGTTTCCGGATTTCGAAGTTGTGGGCCTCGACCTTCTTCTGGGCATTGGCGATGGCCCTGGTGACCATTCCATGCTCGATCGGGACGCCTTCTTCCATGCCGAGCTTGAGCATCAGTTGGGAGACCCGCTCGGAGGCGAAGATCCGCATCAGGTCGTCTTCCAACGACAGATAAAATCGTGACGAACCGGGATCGCCTTGGCGACCGGCGCGGCCACGGAGCTGGTTGTCGATCCGGCGGCTTTCGTGGCGTTCGGTTCCGAGAATGTGGAGTCCGCCGGCCGCGATGACCGCCTGCTTGTCCTTCTCGCAGTCGGACCGGATCTCTTCGGAGATCTCCAGCTTGCGTGCTTCCGGCAGGTTCTCTTCCCGGTAGAGGATCTGTTTGAACATGAAGTCGGGATTACCGCCCAGGAGAATGTCGGTGCCGCGGCCCGCCATGTTCGTGGCGATGGTGACGGCGCCCTTGCGGCCGGCCTGGGCGATGATCTCGGCTTCCCGTTCATGCTGCTTGGCGTTGAGGACGTTATGTTTGACGCCGTTCCGACTCAAGATGCCGGCGAGCCGCTCCGATTTTTCGATGGAAATCGTGCCGACTAGGACAGGCTGGCCGCGCTCGTGACAATCCTTGATGTCTTCGACGATCGCGGCGAACTTTTCTTTCTCGGTCCGGTAGACGACGTCGGCATAATCCAGCCGGACCATTTTGCGATTGGTCGGGACCACGTTCACGTCGAGATTGTAAATCTTGGCAAATTCCGCCGCTTCCGTGTCCGCCGTGCCGGTCATGCCGCCGAGCTTCTTGTACATCCGGAAATAATTCTGGAAGGTGACCGAGGCCAGCGTTTGATTCTCGTTGGCGATCTTGACGCCTTCTTTGGCCTCGACGGCTTGGTGCAGCCCGTCGCTCCAGCGGCGTCCCGCCATGAGTCGGCCGGTGAACTCGTCCACGATGATGACTTCGCCGTCTTTCACTACATAGTCCACGTCCCGCTTGTAGAGGGCATAGGCCTGGAGGGCTTTGACGACGTGATGGACGAGATCCATATGGTCGGGGTCGTAGAGATTGTCCACGCCGAGCAATTGTTCGACCCGGACGTTGCCGTCTTCGGTCAACGACGCGGTCTTCGTCTTTTCTTCAACCGTGTAGTCCTGTTCCGGCTTCAGCTGCGGGATGATCGAGTTGATGCGGTAGTAGAGGTCGGTCGTTTCATCCGTCGGACCGGAGATAATCAAGGGTGTGCGGGCTTCGTCGATGAGAATGCTGTCGACTTCATCCACGATAGCGAAGTTCAGCTCGCGTTGCACGCACTGCGCGAGATCGGTGACAACCAGATTGTCGCGAAGGTAATCGAACCCGTACTCGTTATTGGTGCCGTAGGTGATGTCGGCACGATAGGCCTCGGGCCTCGTGCAGGGACGGAGAGACTGGAGCCGTTTGTCGGACGCGTCATAGGTCGGATCGAAGAAAAATGAGGCGTCATGCTGAATGATACCGATTGTCAGTCCCAGCGCGTGATACAGCACGCTCATCCATTGGGCATCGCGCTTGGCGAGGTAGTCGTTCACGGTGATGAGATGGACACCTTTTCCTTCGAGGGCATTCAGATAGACCGGCAGCGTGGCCACCAGGGTTTTCCCCTCGCCGGTCTTCATTTCGGAGATGCGGCCCCGGTGAAGAATGATACCGCCGATCAACTGCACGTCGAAATGGCGCATGCTCAGCTTGCGGCGGGACATCTCGCGGCAGACGGCGAAGGCCTCCGGCAGGATATCGTCCAACGTTTCGCCGGCTGCGATACGCGCCTTGAACTCAGGGGTTTTATCCGCGAGCGCCTGATCGGAGAGCGGCGTCAGGCCGGATTCCAGGCCATTGATCCGCTCAACCGTCGGGTGGAGCGCCTTGATTTCACGATCGTTTTTGCTGCCGAAGATCAGATTGAGTAATTGCGTAACCATAGTACTGTTGATCGGAACGAACGCCGATGCCTCCGAAAGTAATCCGCGCAGTATACAGGATCTTTTCCCTGAATCCTACAATCCAATCAGCAGAGGCTCAGGTGTCGAGTTGTCGGCTTGACAGGCCCAGCAGTCTCCATTAGCATTCAGCCAAATCACTCGGTCTGTATACGATGAACCACACCGTTCTCAAATATGTGTCGATCCTTCTCGTGTTCTTGGTCCTCTCCGTCGGCGGATTGGCTCAGGCACAGTCGGTCGAACATGCCGGACACCATGCCCACCATCAGGCTGCGACGCATGGCACGGTGCTGTGCTCCTGGATG
It encodes:
- the secA gene encoding preprotein translocase subunit SecA → MVTQLLNLIFGSKNDREIKALHPTVERINGLESGLTPLSDQALADKTPEFKARIAAGETLDDILPEAFAVCREMSRRKLSMRHFDVQLIGGIILHRGRISEMKTGEGKTLVATLPVYLNALEGKGVHLITVNDYLAKRDAQWMSVLYHALGLTIGIIQHDASFFFDPTYDASDKRLQSLRPCTRPEAYRADITYGTNNEYGFDYLRDNLVVTDLAQCVQRELNFAIVDEVDSILIDEARTPLIISGPTDETTDLYYRINSIIPQLKPEQDYTVEEKTKTASLTEDGNVRVEQLLGVDNLYDPDHMDLVHHVVKALQAYALYKRDVDYVVKDGEVIIVDEFTGRLMAGRRWSDGLHQAVEAKEGVKIANENQTLASVTFQNYFRMYKKLGGMTGTADTEAAEFAKIYNLDVNVVPTNRKMVRLDYADVVYRTEKEKFAAIVEDIKDCHERGQPVLVGTISIEKSERLAGILSRNGVKHNVLNAKQHEREAEIIAQAGRKGAVTIATNMAGRGTDILLGGNPDFMFKQILYREENLPEARKLEISEEIRSDCEKDKQAVIAAGGLHILGTERHESRRIDNQLRGRAGRQGDPGSSRFYLSLEDDLMRIFASERVSQLMLKLGMEEGVPIEHGMVTRAIANAQKKVEAHNFEIRKQLLEYDDVMNKQREVIYQHRRAVLGGSNLKDDLLDMMDGLVDAALNIYCPAEQYPEEWDIKGLAELMHSQFAFDISQGKSDGGEALRDMGRDALIEDLRMQVRQAYDQREQDLGSDLMRFLEKNFMLQVVDHHWKDHLLGMDHLRDGIGLRGYGQKDPLIEYKREGYDLFAGMMERVKADALDRLFHVQAVRNEEQAAAPPPPPVISRPQPTFILNRGEEPVAPQTVHHSDDKVGRNDPCPCGSGKKYKKCHGI